A region of the Coriobacteriia bacterium genome:
CGTGACATCGTCTTTGTCGACGAGGTACGGGATGAGCGAGTTGCGCGCCGGCCAGAAACACAGAGAGGTGGTCTCGAGTGCCAGCACGGCGAAGTAGACCTGCCACACGTTGCTCGCAAAGACGAGCGTAAGCGAGATAGCAGTCGCCGCCAGCTCGGTCCAGATCATGACCTTGCGCCGGTCGAAGCGGTCCACGCCCACGCCGATAAACGAGCTGAACACGAGCGCGGGGATGATCTTGGCCACCAGGATGCCAGCGACCGCGAACGAAGAGCCACCCGACATCGTGGTGACGAGCGGGATCAGGAAGCCGATGACCAGCCAGTCGCCGATTCCGCTGACGAACTGCCCGTACCACATGCGGCGGAAGTTCTTGTTCGCGAAGAGTCGCCGATACGCCCCGGAGCTTCCCTCGGGCTTGGACGGCTGCTCGTGCAGCGATACGCGCGGCGGAAGCGCGTCGGCGAAGCGTCCCTCGATGCTGTCGCTCACGCGTTCACCTCCACCGTCACCGTGCGCACCGCGCTGCAACCCATGTTGACCGCCACCGGTAGTGCCGCGATGTGGCAGGGCCCGGTAACGACGTGCACCGCCAGTGCGGTGGTGTCGCCGCCCAACCCGGCCGGGCCAATTCCGAGGTCGTTGATCGCCGAGAAGAGCTCGGCCTCGAACTCGGCAAGCTTCGGGTCGCTTGGCGCCGTGCCGATGGGACGCAAGAGCGCCTTCTTGGCCAGACCGCCGACCTTGTCAAAGGTCGCGCCCACGCCCACGCCAACGAGGAGCGGCGGGCAAGCGCCGGTCGCCTTGGCCTCGACGGTCTCGAGCACGATGCGCTTGACGCCAGCCATCCCCGCGCCCGGCGGCAGCATCTCGACGCGGCTCGCGTTGTCGCTCCCGCCGCCTTTGAGCATGACGTGAACGGTCGCGCCGGTGCCCGGACGGGCGCCCAGCGCGATGTCGACGAAGGCCGGCGTGTTGTCGCCCGTGTTTGCGCGGTCGAGTAGCGCGTCGCGAACCACGCTCATGCGCAGCTTCGCATCGCGGAACGCCTGCGCGACCGCGACGTCGACGGCACTCTGAAGGTCACCGCAGACGCACTCCTGCTCGCCCAGCTCGACGCGCACCCAGACGGTGCCCGTGTCTTGGCACAACGGGAC
Encoded here:
- a CDS encoding fumarate hydratase, whose protein sequence is VPLCQDTGTVWVRVELGEQECVCGDLQSAVDVAVAQAFRDAKLRMSVVRDALLDRANTGDNTPAFVDIALGARPGTGATVHVMLKGGGSDNASRVEMLPPGAGMAGVKRIVLETVEAKATGACPPLLVGVGVGATFDKVGGLAKKALLRPIGTAPSDPKLAEFEAELFSAINDLGIGPAGLGGDTTALAVHVVTGPCHIAALPVAVNMGCSAVRTVTVEVNA